In Armatimonadota bacterium, a single genomic region encodes these proteins:
- a CDS encoding carbohydrate ABC transporter permease: protein MPSGTLFAIGVLASWAAIIFGLKMVSQLFFIGTRQLDSDPRRTRSELTTNSILTAVCAMIGAAFTRPFASGSFKLPLVWFVMPWTAWLGLGCAALIVARLIQSTTAISAQERVEKLKAVVGLGLAVLVFAGLYWYDPANKITILQGGIPFSLMTAVGVVFMAVAAVGTMVVTAHSANARGLGKTIITQLALLAGSVVFGVPFLFLLVTSFKEDKDMSSPNGIVWIPKVTETVPYLSPDKAKKHYETTFEGKTVEGLEIGEENGKVKIDIFKPISIRGTTFLADRTALKEVPVQAKVYTAKVGNETVTGFESDSLADGSRVLQIMEPLAKKGTSVTVTPDKTEAVRHVGLRTENYSEALSYLPVETLNGLVYVKNTLILVVMNVFGTILGSSIVAYAFSRMKFPGKEKMFSILLATMMLPGAITLLPQFLIFRTLGWIDTLYPLWVPAFFGSAFNIFLLRQFFSQIPMELEDAAKIDGCSYLKTFWSIMIPQIKPALAVIAIWTFMGAWNNFMGPLIYINSPENMPLSYSLALFKGDRSGEPGLLMAFSTLTVIPVIALFAFAQRYFIEGVTLSGLGGR from the coding sequence ATGCCGAGCGGAACACTTTTTGCAATTGGTGTACTGGCTTCGTGGGCAGCGATCATCTTTGGGCTCAAGATGGTTAGCCAGCTGTTCTTCATCGGAACGCGGCAGCTAGACTCGGACCCTCGCCGAACCCGGTCTGAGCTGACAACCAACTCCATTTTGACGGCAGTTTGCGCCATGATCGGAGCAGCTTTTACCAGGCCGTTCGCTTCTGGCTCGTTCAAGCTTCCACTTGTTTGGTTCGTGATGCCTTGGACGGCGTGGCTTGGACTTGGATGCGCTGCGCTGATTGTCGCTCGGTTGATCCAGTCGACGACGGCAATTTCGGCTCAAGAACGGGTTGAAAAGCTGAAGGCGGTGGTCGGACTTGGTCTTGCGGTGTTGGTGTTTGCTGGACTTTACTGGTACGACCCAGCGAACAAGATTACGATCTTGCAGGGCGGGATTCCGTTCTCGCTCATGACTGCGGTTGGAGTCGTATTCATGGCCGTTGCTGCGGTGGGAACAATGGTCGTGACCGCTCACTCGGCGAATGCCCGTGGTCTAGGGAAGACCATTATCACCCAGCTAGCCCTTCTCGCTGGCTCGGTGGTCTTCGGAGTGCCGTTCCTCTTCTTGCTCGTCACCTCGTTCAAAGAAGACAAAGATATGAGCTCGCCGAACGGGATTGTCTGGATCCCCAAGGTGACGGAGACGGTCCCATATTTGAGTCCCGACAAGGCGAAGAAGCACTACGAAACCACTTTTGAAGGGAAGACTGTCGAGGGCTTAGAAATTGGTGAGGAAAACGGGAAGGTGAAGATTGACATCTTCAAGCCGATCTCGATTCGAGGAACGACCTTTCTCGCCGACCGAACAGCTCTGAAGGAAGTGCCGGTGCAGGCAAAGGTCTACACGGCGAAAGTTGGGAACGAGACCGTGACTGGATTTGAGTCGGACAGCTTGGCAGACGGCTCACGAGTTTTGCAGATCATGGAGCCGCTTGCAAAGAAAGGCACGTCGGTAACGGTGACACCGGATAAGACCGAGGCGGTTCGCCATGTGGGTCTTCGCACGGAGAACTATTCCGAGGCCTTGAGTTACCTTCCGGTCGAGACTCTTAACGGTTTGGTTTATGTCAAGAACACCCTGATCCTGGTGGTCATGAACGTTTTCGGGACGATTCTGGGTTCGAGTATCGTCGCGTATGCGTTCTCACGAATGAAGTTTCCGGGCAAGGAGAAGATGTTCTCGATCCTGCTCGCGACAATGATGCTCCCTGGGGCGATTACACTTTTGCCCCAGTTCCTCATCTTCCGAACGCTGGGTTGGATCGATACGCTCTATCCGCTGTGGGTTCCGGCGTTTTTTGGGTCTGCGTTCAACATCTTCTTATTGCGTCAGTTCTTCTCCCAGATTCCGATGGAACTTGAGGATGCGGCAAAGATCGACGGGTGTTCGTACCTGAAGACGTTCTGGTCAATCATGATTCCACAGATCAAGCCGGCGCTTGCCGTAATCGCGATCTGGACGTTCATGGGGGCCTGGAACAACTTCATGGGCCCGCTGATCTACATTAACTCGCCAGAGAACATGCCCCTGAGCTACTCGCTTGCGCTGTTCAAGGGCGACCGAAGCGGCGAACCAGGTCTCTTGATGGCGTTCTCGACATTGACGGTAATTCCGGTTATCGCGCTGTTTGCATTTGCTCAGCGGTACTTCATTGAGGGTGTGACCCTGTCGGGGTTAGGTGGTCGTTAG
- a CDS encoding DUF429 domain-containing protein, with product MVFHGVDFSSAPSSMKPIVIVSANGPVADCVTKIHSLTEFETWLKTAEGIVGIDSPFGYPVEFCGTLFPEMDWNGIAKELGRIAPDQSLRVLEERVTAFREVRPLGTKEPKRLTDQHSNAFSSMKFGRPPVGRMAARLLPILERSAHSILPVRPKDSQTTVVEVFPGKLVRDAIGRESYKAEKGNEEIRQTIFERLGLKASPDVREAAIRDSEGDVLDALIAVDQIRAWYSNGCQMPTLPITKLEGWII from the coding sequence ATGGTGTTCCACGGCGTCGACTTTAGCTCTGCCCCAAGCTCTATGAAGCCGATCGTGATTGTCTCGGCAAATGGACCAGTTGCCGATTGTGTTACGAAAATCCACTCGCTAACCGAGTTCGAAACTTGGTTAAAGACCGCCGAAGGGATCGTCGGAATCGACTCTCCCTTCGGATACCCCGTGGAGTTCTGCGGAACTTTGTTTCCGGAGATGGACTGGAACGGAATCGCGAAAGAGTTGGGGAGAATCGCGCCAGATCAGTCGTTGCGGGTTCTCGAAGAACGGGTGACCGCGTTTCGTGAAGTCAGACCTCTCGGCACCAAAGAGCCGAAACGCCTCACTGATCAGCACTCGAACGCATTCAGCTCCATGAAGTTCGGCCGCCCACCGGTCGGAAGAATGGCGGCCAGGCTCCTGCCGATCCTCGAACGTTCAGCACACTCGATCCTTCCGGTCCGGCCAAAAGATTCCCAAACGACCGTCGTCGAGGTCTTTCCCGGAAAGCTGGTCCGAGACGCAATAGGACGAGAGAGCTACAAGGCCGAGAAAGGGAACGAAGAAATTCGCCAAACTATTTTCGAAAGGCTTGGTTTGAAGGCTTCGCCAGATGTCAGAGAAGCCGCGATCCGGGATTCTGAGGGCGACGTTCTTGATGCCCTCATCGCGGTCGATCAGATTCGAGCATGGTACTCAAACGGGTGCCAAATGCCAACCCTTCCAATCACAAAGCTCGAAGGCTGGATTATCTAA
- a CDS encoding prepilin-type N-terminal cleavage/methylation domain-containing protein encodes MRRAFTLIELLVVIAIIAILAAILFPVFAQAKQAAKAASCMSNLRQLDISFVMYQSDNDDQFPLGAYGDATSTVIWHDMINPYVKNKQVWLCPCSSVSKFDQSGAETSHFGYNVRYLTNLELDFSNLDTQRAVTSTSLGDPAGTVALSTGRASVVGSWCGDDGKFLLRPSDYLNISGSAGFDCWGIPDPNAMENAIIAWADGHASKKKMSAFYLGQTPTDRYFDLE; translated from the coding sequence GTGCGCCGTGCTTTTACCTTGATTGAGCTGCTTGTGGTGATTGCGATCATCGCGATTCTTGCCGCGATTCTGTTTCCAGTGTTTGCTCAGGCGAAGCAGGCGGCTAAAGCGGCTTCTTGTATGTCGAATCTTCGGCAGTTGGACATATCGTTCGTGATGTACCAAAGCGACAACGACGACCAATTTCCGCTGGGCGCTTACGGCGACGCGACTTCGACGGTGATCTGGCACGACATGATCAACCCTTACGTGAAGAACAAGCAGGTCTGGCTGTGCCCTTGTTCTTCGGTCAGCAAGTTTGACCAGAGCGGGGCGGAGACGTCGCACTTTGGCTACAACGTCCGGTACTTGACTAACCTGGAACTGGACTTTTCAAATCTGGATACGCAACGGGCAGTGACCTCGACTTCACTGGGTGATCCGGCAGGGACGGTGGCTTTGTCGACAGGACGGGCCTCGGTGGTGGGTTCTTGGTGTGGGGATGATGGGAAGTTCTTGCTTCGTCCGTCGGATTATTTGAATATCAGTGGCTCGGCGGGCTTCGACTGCTGGGGCATTCCGGATCCGAACGCGATGGAGAACGCGATCATTGCGTGGGCGGATGGCCATGCTTCGAAGAAGAAGATGTCGGCGTTCTATCTCGGTCAGACTCCGACTGATCGGTACTTTGATTTGGAGTGA
- a CDS encoding aminoacetone oxidase family FAD-binding enzyme — MKPDVVVIGAGAAGIFAAWRAASLGKKVLVLEKTSRIGTKILISGGGKCNIAHDGPIGDVIRAFRKNEADFIRSAVNRFPNRKIVPMFTERGLEVYTRPDGRIFPVHQTAKDVVKILQDYLDEAGVEVSLNTPVEEILIKNGRVTGVRTGAPFEKAKGYAQKDDKPRFGAKALLSDVLQTGTTSAGLNDQIIQCDKIILAAGGSSYPNSGTTGDGWKWARDLGHTVEKLTAALAPVYLELDPFDPELSGVSLDDITLKAKRNGKEIARWQGDLLFTHQGVSGPTVLGISRLIAENFAEGEIKLEADLAPGIDHPQITEAILRQDGRRPVSSFIADSVPQRLAPYILRQCGIDEYTFFAKLEKKPRVRLVETIKSLPLGAVRTVPLEKGEVVAGGVNLAEVDHQTMASRLVPGLFLCGEVLDVAGPVGGYNLQAAFATGYVAGESAASDASAT; from the coding sequence GTGAAACCCGACGTGGTCGTCATCGGAGCCGGAGCGGCGGGCATCTTCGCAGCCTGGCGAGCGGCGTCTCTTGGAAAGAAAGTGCTGGTCCTCGAAAAGACGAGCCGGATCGGCACCAAGATCCTCATCTCGGGAGGAGGCAAGTGCAACATCGCCCACGATGGCCCCATCGGCGACGTCATCCGCGCCTTCCGTAAAAACGAAGCCGACTTCATCCGCTCCGCCGTCAACCGATTTCCGAATCGAAAGATCGTCCCAATGTTTACGGAGAGGGGTCTTGAGGTCTACACCCGCCCCGACGGACGAATCTTCCCGGTCCACCAAACCGCCAAAGACGTTGTGAAGATCCTTCAGGACTACCTCGACGAAGCAGGGGTCGAAGTCAGCCTTAACACCCCTGTGGAGGAAATCCTAATCAAGAACGGAAGAGTCACCGGAGTCCGAACCGGTGCCCCGTTCGAGAAAGCGAAAGGGTACGCCCAAAAAGACGACAAACCCCGCTTCGGTGCCAAAGCCCTCCTCAGTGATGTGCTCCAAACCGGCACCACAAGCGCCGGACTGAATGATCAAATCATTCAGTGCGACAAGATCATCCTCGCCGCCGGAGGATCGAGCTACCCCAATAGCGGTACCACCGGCGACGGCTGGAAATGGGCCCGCGACCTCGGCCACACCGTCGAAAAACTCACCGCTGCCCTCGCCCCGGTCTATCTCGAGCTCGACCCCTTCGACCCCGAACTCAGCGGCGTCTCTCTTGACGACATCACCCTAAAAGCAAAAAGGAACGGAAAAGAAATCGCCCGCTGGCAAGGTGACCTGCTCTTCACCCACCAAGGGGTCTCCGGTCCAACCGTCCTCGGCATCAGCCGCCTCATCGCCGAGAACTTCGCCGAAGGCGAGATCAAACTCGAAGCCGACCTCGCCCCCGGAATCGACCACCCACAGATCACCGAGGCAATCCTGCGCCAGGATGGACGGAGACCCGTCAGCAGCTTCATCGCCGACTCCGTCCCCCAGCGTCTTGCCCCCTATATCCTCCGCCAATGCGGAATCGACGAGTACACGTTCTTCGCCAAACTCGAAAAGAAGCCTCGCGTCCGGCTCGTCGAAACCATCAAATCCCTCCCCCTCGGCGCCGTCCGAACCGTGCCCCTCGAAAAAGGCGAAGTCGTCGCCGGCGGAGTCAACCTCGCCGAAGTCGACCACCAAACCATGGCGTCCCGCCTAGTCCCTGGCCTGTTTCTCTGCGGCGAAGTCCTCGATGTCGCGGGGCCTGTGGGGGGCTACAACCTGCAGGCTGCGTTTGCGACGGGCTACGTCGCGGGAGAGTCTGCCGCGAGTGATGCCTCAGCTACTTGA
- a CDS encoding agmatine deiminase family protein, which translates to MITTLLAAAVLCVDAPQQAAAEFAPQRAVWMAWPTYDHKKGLSIAATTKEIVRELTKNVTVEMLVPSEAIRKQVRKQLPQKRLNLRVADYSEIWMRDFGPFFITNGKQKTILDFGFNYWGYEKTTDPTSVQHEKIDRFLAGQLKVPTRKSETIGEGGDREANGDGVAMFVKEVETQRNPDLTFEEIDARLKAAMGVEKIIWLDSGIIEDGLFFSGPLHLPEGEIYMPVTTGGHMDNIARFVDAHTIVCAEVTEAEAKKSDLARRNRERMEANYQVLKAARDIHGKPFKIHRMAAADLHIETLRPGDPVYDFMASLNYRPAHQFPKGKPIKVAHAASYLNFLITNGVVLTSKLYRPGAPIALKRKDRETVAQLKKLFPKHRVVAIETRSVNLGGGGIHCITANEPR; encoded by the coding sequence GTGATAACGACATTGCTCGCCGCCGCCGTGCTTTGCGTCGATGCTCCCCAACAAGCCGCCGCCGAATTCGCTCCGCAGCGTGCCGTCTGGATGGCGTGGCCGACTTACGATCATAAGAAGGGGCTGAGCATTGCGGCAACGACCAAAGAAATCGTTCGCGAGCTAACGAAGAATGTCACCGTCGAAATGCTCGTCCCCAGTGAGGCTATCCGCAAGCAGGTCAGGAAACAGCTTCCACAAAAACGCCTCAATCTCCGCGTCGCGGACTACTCCGAAATCTGGATGCGCGACTTCGGGCCATTTTTCATCACCAACGGCAAGCAGAAAACCATCCTCGACTTCGGGTTCAACTACTGGGGCTACGAAAAAACGACCGATCCGACCTCCGTCCAGCATGAAAAGATTGACCGTTTCCTCGCCGGTCAGCTCAAAGTCCCGACGCGCAAAAGTGAGACCATCGGCGAAGGCGGCGACCGCGAAGCCAACGGCGACGGCGTCGCCATGTTCGTCAAAGAGGTCGAAACCCAGCGAAACCCGGACCTCACGTTCGAAGAAATTGATGCCCGCCTAAAAGCCGCGATGGGCGTCGAAAAGATCATCTGGCTCGATAGCGGAATCATCGAAGACGGCCTCTTCTTCAGCGGCCCGCTCCACCTGCCAGAGGGTGAAATCTACATGCCCGTCACCACCGGCGGGCACATGGACAACATTGCCCGGTTTGTCGATGCTCACACCATCGTCTGCGCCGAGGTTACTGAGGCCGAAGCCAAGAAGTCTGACCTTGCCCGCCGAAACCGCGAGCGCATGGAGGCCAACTACCAGGTTCTAAAGGCCGCGAGGGACATCCATGGTAAGCCCTTCAAGATTCACCGAATGGCCGCCGCCGACCTTCACATCGAAACGCTTCGACCCGGCGACCCGGTTTATGACTTTATGGCGAGCCTCAACTACCGCCCTGCCCACCAGTTCCCCAAAGGCAAGCCCATCAAGGTCGCCCACGCCGCCAGTTATCTCAACTTCCTCATCACCAACGGCGTGGTTCTCACTTCCAAGCTCTACCGCCCCGGCGCCCCGATTGCCCTAAAGCGTAAGGACCGTGAGACCGTAGCGCAGCTCAAAAAGCTATTTCCCAAACACCGGGTCGTAGCAATCGAAACACGCTCCGTGAACCTGGGCGGCGGTGGTATTCACTGCATTACCGCGAACGAGCCGCGCTAG
- a CDS encoding fused MFS/spermidine synthase, which yields MSSDATGIFINETHTSAAIWQYRVERMILEGKTEYQTYQICDIPRFGKSLFLDYNIQTSIMDEYVFHECMSQPAMTLHPNPKSVVVCGGGEGATLREALKHNTVEKAVMVDIDEELVDMVKVHMPEWHQGAFEDPRTELLHTDARQWLVDHKGANFDVILSDLPNPHEDGPGQFLFTKEYFQIAADAMSEDGVFAMQAGSANENYPECMVSCIETLESMKEVFPYVYGYYGIVTTFFQPWGFVLASKKHDPMALTSEEIEARFAQRGVKNRYYTGRFHNACFTLPEYLIEAQKNSARILTDAEPFVWTA from the coding sequence ATGAGCAGCGACGCAACCGGAATCTTTATCAACGAAACGCACACCAGTGCGGCAATCTGGCAGTACCGAGTCGAGAGGATGATCCTTGAAGGCAAGACCGAGTACCAGACGTACCAGATCTGCGACATCCCCCGGTTCGGAAAATCGCTCTTCCTGGATTACAACATCCAGACCTCGATCATGGATGAGTATGTTTTCCACGAGTGCATGAGCCAACCTGCGATGACCCTCCACCCGAATCCGAAGTCGGTGGTCGTCTGCGGCGGTGGCGAAGGCGCAACGCTCCGAGAAGCCCTAAAGCACAACACTGTTGAGAAAGCCGTCATGGTTGACATCGACGAAGAACTCGTCGATATGGTTAAGGTTCACATGCCCGAGTGGCACCAAGGCGCGTTCGAAGATCCTCGCACCGAACTCCTTCACACTGACGCCCGGCAATGGCTCGTCGACCACAAGGGTGCAAACTTCGACGTCATCCTCAGTGACCTCCCGAACCCCCACGAAGACGGCCCCGGCCAGTTCCTCTTCACTAAGGAATACTTCCAAATCGCCGCCGACGCCATGAGCGAAGACGGAGTCTTCGCCATGCAAGCCGGTTCCGCCAACGAGAACTACCCCGAGTGCATGGTCTCCTGCATCGAAACGCTCGAATCGATGAAGGAAGTCTTCCCCTACGTCTACGGTTACTACGGAATCGTCACCACCTTCTTCCAGCCTTGGGGCTTCGTTCTTGCCTCCAAAAAGCACGACCCAATGGCTCTGACTTCAGAAGAAATCGAAGCCAGATTCGCCCAAAGAGGAGTCAAGAACCGCTACTACACCGGCCGATTCCACAACGCCTGCTTCACCCTTCCCGAGTATCTGATCGAAGCCCAAAAGAACTCCGCTCGCATCCTCACCGATGCCGAGCCATTCGTCTGGACAGCGTAA
- a CDS encoding SDR family oxidoreductase gives MLLEGKTGLVLNVTNKNSIGWAIADRANQEGAIVGVGAQNERLLEGVNKLLDGRERFETVTVDFMFAEQYEALHDQVKAKLGQLDFLVHSVGFAPKEALTGRFLDTTLEDFNTAMNASVYSMIKTCQTLEPLMKEDSSIVTLSYIGSTRVMNNYKVMGLCKAALESSVRYLATELGDRGIRVNTVSPGPVNTISGRGVSGLSDFIKSVQNTAPLKREYGQEEAAGAALYLISDLSKGVSAQIIFVDSGYNVMAV, from the coding sequence ATGCTTCTCGAAGGGAAAACCGGTCTCGTCCTCAACGTCACGAACAAAAACTCCATCGGCTGGGCGATCGCCGATCGAGCGAACCAAGAGGGCGCAATCGTTGGCGTCGGCGCACAAAACGAGCGACTTCTCGAAGGCGTCAACAAGCTCCTGGACGGACGAGAGCGATTCGAGACGGTTACCGTCGACTTCATGTTCGCCGAGCAATACGAAGCTCTTCATGACCAGGTCAAAGCCAAGCTGGGCCAGCTCGACTTCCTGGTCCACAGCGTCGGCTTTGCGCCCAAAGAAGCCCTCACTGGTCGCTTTCTCGACACCACCCTCGAAGACTTCAATACGGCGATGAACGCCAGCGTCTACTCGATGATCAAGACCTGCCAAACCCTCGAGCCGCTGATGAAGGAAGACAGTAGCATCGTCACCCTCAGCTACATCGGTAGCACCCGGGTGATGAACAACTACAAGGTGATGGGCCTCTGCAAAGCCGCCTTGGAGAGCAGCGTCCGCTACCTCGCCACCGAACTTGGCGACCGCGGAATCCGCGTCAACACCGTCTCCCCCGGCCCCGTCAACACCATCTCGGGCCGAGGCGTGAGCGGACTCAGCGACTTCATCAAATCCGTCCAAAACACCGCCCCGCTCAAACGCGAATACGGCCAAGAAGAAGCCGCCGGAGCCGCTCTGTATCTGATCAGCGATCTCAGCAAAGGCGTCTCCGCCCAGATTATCTTCGTTGACAGCGGCTACAACGTCATGGCCGTTTAA
- a CDS encoding aromatic ring-hydroxylating dioxygenase subunit alpha produces the protein MSYHVDPEIKKAETLPSSYYIDPSVWSAGKDRYFAPSWQFIGDDSMVKVPGQVYPFELLPGYLDEPLVLTRDSQDAIRCLSNVCTHRGMRLCEGAGNERFLRCRYHGRRFGLDGQMQHMPEFEGVEGFPRAEDHLTSVPLHRWGPLLFTSLNPARSFEEEFKPMLDRIGWLPLHEFRHDPANSRDYVVKCHWALYCDNYLEGFHIPFIHASLNEVLEYENYNTYYYDSFNLQLAEAKGTEGCFDLPASSPDFGKNISAYYYWLFPNQMLNFYPWGLSVNVVRPISPELTRVSFIRYVWDESKIGVGAGAELDRVEREDEQVVELVQRGMKSRFYSTGRFSPKREIGTHHFHRLLAERLSE, from the coding sequence ATGAGCTACCACGTTGACCCGGAGATCAAGAAAGCTGAAACCTTGCCTTCGAGTTACTATATTGATCCCTCCGTGTGGTCCGCCGGAAAAGATCGGTACTTCGCGCCTAGTTGGCAGTTCATCGGCGACGACTCGATGGTCAAAGTTCCGGGGCAGGTTTATCCGTTTGAGCTTTTGCCGGGGTATTTGGATGAGCCGTTGGTGTTGACTCGGGACTCGCAGGATGCTATTCGGTGTTTGAGTAATGTCTGCACCCACCGAGGGATGCGCCTGTGCGAAGGCGCGGGGAACGAGCGGTTCCTGCGATGCCGGTACCACGGTCGGCGGTTTGGGCTGGACGGGCAGATGCAGCACATGCCGGAGTTTGAAGGTGTTGAGGGGTTTCCTCGGGCGGAGGATCATCTAACTTCGGTGCCGCTGCATCGGTGGGGGCCGTTACTGTTCACCTCTTTGAATCCGGCTCGGTCCTTTGAGGAGGAGTTCAAGCCGATGCTTGACCGAATTGGGTGGTTGCCTCTCCACGAGTTTCGACATGATCCGGCGAATTCTCGGGACTACGTGGTGAAGTGCCACTGGGCGTTGTATTGCGATAACTATCTTGAAGGCTTCCACATCCCGTTCATACACGCCTCACTGAACGAGGTCTTGGAGTACGAGAACTACAACACGTATTATTACGATTCGTTCAATCTCCAGCTAGCTGAAGCAAAGGGAACCGAGGGCTGCTTTGATCTACCAGCTTCGTCGCCGGATTTTGGGAAGAACATCTCGGCCTACTACTATTGGCTGTTCCCAAACCAGATGCTCAACTTCTATCCTTGGGGGCTAAGCGTTAATGTTGTGCGTCCGATCTCGCCGGAGCTCACGCGGGTGTCGTTCATTCGGTACGTCTGGGATGAATCAAAGATCGGTGTCGGTGCGGGTGCGGAGCTTGATCGAGTGGAACGGGAGGACGAGCAGGTTGTAGAGCTTGTTCAGCGCGGGATGAAGTCGCGGTTCTATTCGACAGGAAGGTTCTCACCGAAGCGGGAGATTGGGACGCATCACTTCCATCGGCTGTTGGCGGAGCGTCTGAGCGAGTGA
- a CDS encoding GNAT family N-acetyltransferase, with product MFDERDRTALVRLWTDPQVREFLGGPASAERVEAMLSKFLTPSVGNPDRVDYALRDAECLAGVITFSPHTDGGDIEVSYLLLPEWWGRGVMRLGLLDALRVYAEERQVERVIAETQAANERSCRLLTRLKFRLDRELVRFGAEQHIYSLAMPPNELPRYLSQAW from the coding sequence GTGTTTGATGAGAGGGATCGCACCGCTCTTGTGCGCTTATGGACGGACCCTCAAGTGCGAGAGTTTCTCGGCGGGCCGGCTTCGGCGGAGCGGGTAGAAGCAATGCTCTCCAAGTTCTTGACGCCTTCGGTAGGAAACCCGGATCGCGTCGATTATGCTCTGAGAGATGCAGAGTGTCTGGCGGGCGTCATCACGTTTTCGCCCCACACGGACGGCGGCGACATCGAAGTATCTTATCTACTCCTGCCCGAATGGTGGGGTCGAGGAGTCATGCGGTTGGGATTACTCGATGCCTTGCGCGTGTATGCAGAAGAACGTCAGGTGGAGCGTGTGATCGCAGAAACTCAGGCCGCGAACGAACGCTCATGTCGCCTATTGACTAGGCTCAAGTTTCGTCTAGATCGTGAATTGGTGCGATTTGGAGCCGAGCAGCACATTTACTCCCTTGCGATGCCTCCGAACGAGCTGCCCCGCTACTTATCTCAGGCCTGGTGA